A window from Vulcanimicrobium alpinum encodes these proteins:
- a CDS encoding gamma carbonic anhydrase family protein produces the protein MIIEYRGKRPKVAPTAFVAPTAVLIGDVEIGEEASVWFGTVIRGDNGPIRIGARANVQDNSVVHVSEHCETVIEEDATVGHCAILEDCRIGKGALIGSNAVVLNGAVVGEQSLIAAGAVVAANAKIPPRVVAAGAPATVKKQLEGPAVAWVEHAGPEYVALSRSYLRHGIGDPEMHEIAESHVAS, from the coding sequence ATGATCATCGAATACCGCGGGAAGCGCCCGAAGGTGGCGCCGACCGCGTTCGTCGCGCCGACCGCCGTGCTGATCGGCGACGTGGAGATCGGCGAGGAAGCCTCCGTCTGGTTCGGAACGGTGATCCGGGGCGACAACGGACCGATCCGGATCGGCGCGCGCGCGAACGTCCAGGACAACTCGGTGGTGCATGTCAGCGAGCACTGCGAGACGGTGATCGAAGAGGACGCGACGGTCGGCCACTGCGCCATCCTGGAAGACTGCCGGATCGGGAAGGGCGCGCTGATCGGCTCGAACGCGGTGGTGCTCAACGGCGCCGTCGTGGGCGAGCAGAGCCTGATCGCCGCCGGTGCGGTGGTGGCGGCGAACGCGAAGATCCCGCCGCGGGTCGTCGCGGCCGGCGCCCCGGCGACGGTGAAAAAACAGCTCGAGGGCCCCGCCGTCGCGTGGGTCGAGCACGCGGGACCGGAGTACGTCGCGCTTTCGCGGTCGTATCTCCGCCACGGGATCGGCGATCCCGAGATGCACGAGATCGCGGAGTCGCACGTCGCTTCGTAA
- a CDS encoding YeiH family protein — MALAAAVALVATFAARYVPLAGAPVLAIVLGIALRAVMPLPERCRPGLAFSSRTLLQAAIVLSGLALSIGAVIRTGLGTLPVTLGSVAVALLLAPLVGRALGLRGAVRSLIGVGTAICGASAIAAVASVIEPEETEIALAIATVFFYNIAAVLVFPPIGHALQMTQAQFGLWAGSAINDTSSVVAAGYVYGQQAGAYATIVKLTRATLILPIVAGIVALRARSGAAKEIPWRHIVPWFILWFLVAALASGAGIVRASWHGAIGVLATFLIATALAAIGVNTELRRLLRAGPRPLALGFFLWVAVALSSLAIQRVTGL; from the coding sequence ATCGCGCTCGCGGCGGCCGTCGCGCTCGTCGCGACCTTCGCCGCGCGCTACGTCCCGCTCGCCGGCGCGCCGGTGCTCGCGATCGTGCTCGGCATCGCGCTGCGCGCCGTGATGCCGCTCCCCGAACGATGTCGACCGGGGCTCGCGTTTTCGTCGCGCACGTTGCTGCAGGCGGCGATCGTCCTTTCGGGTCTCGCGCTTTCGATCGGCGCAGTGATCCGCACCGGCCTCGGTACGCTTCCGGTGACGCTCGGAAGCGTCGCCGTCGCACTCCTCCTCGCACCGCTCGTCGGACGCGCCCTTGGGCTGCGCGGCGCGGTACGCTCGCTGATCGGCGTCGGCACCGCGATCTGCGGTGCGTCCGCGATCGCGGCCGTGGCCTCGGTGATCGAGCCGGAAGAGACGGAGATCGCGCTTGCGATCGCAACGGTGTTTTTCTACAACATCGCCGCCGTGCTGGTCTTCCCGCCGATCGGTCACGCGCTGCAGATGACGCAGGCGCAATTCGGACTGTGGGCGGGATCGGCGATCAACGACACCTCGTCGGTGGTTGCGGCGGGCTACGTCTACGGCCAGCAGGCCGGCGCCTACGCGACAATCGTCAAACTAACGCGCGCGACGCTGATCCTGCCGATCGTCGCGGGGATCGTCGCGCTGCGCGCGCGCAGCGGTGCGGCCAAGGAGATTCCCTGGCGCCACATCGTGCCGTGGTTCATCTTGTGGTTTCTCGTCGCGGCGCTCGCGAGCGGAGCCGGGATCGTCCGGGCATCATGGCACGGTGCGATCGGCGTGCTCGCGACCTTCCTGATCGCGACGGCACTCGCCGCGATCGGCGTGAACACGGAACTGCGGCGGCTCCTGCGCGCCGGTCCACGGCCGCTCGCGCTGGGGTTCTTCTTGTGGGTTGCGGTCGCGCTGTCGTCGCTTGCGATTCAGCGGGTTACGGGCCTGTAG
- a CDS encoding MaoC/PaaZ C-terminal domain-containing protein: MTVPPITRTALALYAGASGDHNPMHIDADVARAHGMPDVFAQGMLVMGYLGRLLTDTFPLSAIAEFGVRFVAITRVHQALTCTATVSEITPDGALRLDLRATDADGTTTVMGFARITAVQPTGP; the protein is encoded by the coding sequence ATGACCGTGCCGCCGATCACGCGAACGGCGCTCGCACTCTACGCCGGTGCGTCGGGAGATCACAACCCGATGCACATCGACGCCGACGTCGCGCGCGCGCACGGCATGCCCGACGTGTTCGCTCAAGGGATGCTCGTGATGGGCTATCTCGGACGCTTGCTGACCGACACGTTCCCGCTCTCGGCGATCGCGGAGTTCGGCGTGCGGTTCGTCGCGATCACCCGCGTGCACCAAGCGCTGACGTGCACGGCGACCGTCAGCGAGATCACCCCCGACGGCGCTCTCCGGCTCGATCTCCGCGCGACCGACGCCGACGGGACGACAACCGTCATGGGGTTCGCACGGATCACGGCGGTGCAGCCTACAGGCCCGTAA
- a CDS encoding MaoC family dehydratase N-terminal domain-containing protein: MPIDRAFIGYEAPPMTVDVERGRLRFFAQAIGETSPVFSDLAAACAAGYRDLPAPPTFAYTLEMEGSRPFALLERLGVAIERVLHGEQRFAYHVPIVAGDTLTVRASIDDIYTRPPSPYEFIAVCSEVRNAAGEPVVTLFKTLVVRPESAAS; this comes from the coding sequence GTGCCCATCGATAGAGCATTCATCGGCTACGAAGCGCCGCCGATGACCGTCGACGTCGAACGCGGCCGGCTGCGTTTCTTCGCGCAGGCGATCGGCGAAACGTCCCCGGTGTTCAGCGACCTCGCCGCCGCCTGTGCGGCCGGCTATCGCGACCTCCCCGCGCCGCCCACGTTCGCATACACGCTCGAAATGGAAGGGTCGCGTCCGTTCGCCCTGCTGGAGCGCCTGGGCGTCGCGATCGAACGCGTGCTGCACGGCGAACAGCGATTCGCGTATCACGTGCCGATCGTCGCCGGCGACACGCTCACGGTGCGCGCGTCGATCGACGACATCTACACGCGGCCGCCGAGTCCGTACGAATTCATCGCCGTCTGCAGCGAGGTGCGGAACGCGGCCGGCGAACCCGTCGTCACGCTGTTCAAAACGCTGGTCGTGCGGCCGGAGTCCGCCGCCTCGTGA
- a CDS encoding gamma-glutamyl-gamma-aminobutyrate hydrolase family protein, translating to MPRIALILSTGSQGAEYQAAVREAGGEPVRVSAADPDAGVHVLDGVEALLLCGGGDVAPERYDAAPSSLTDDVDTARDELEIALIRAARERGIPTLCICRGMQVANVAFGGTLIQDIPEALGPDAPIRHALRDPSGRGERGLIPGHIVRIEPASMLARIVGTHDLPTGARHHQAAERIAADLCAVAHTDDGIVEALEARFPSPFWLAVQWHPESTRTLDGGASLAIFRAFADAAARVPSRAHR from the coding sequence GTGCCGCGAATCGCCCTGATTCTGTCGACCGGCTCGCAAGGCGCCGAGTACCAGGCCGCAGTTCGCGAAGCCGGCGGCGAGCCGGTACGCGTGAGCGCTGCGGATCCCGACGCGGGCGTGCACGTCCTCGACGGCGTCGAGGCCCTGCTGCTGTGCGGCGGCGGCGACGTCGCTCCCGAGCGGTACGATGCGGCACCCTCATCGCTCACCGACGACGTCGACACGGCCCGGGACGAGCTCGAGATTGCCCTGATTCGTGCGGCGCGCGAACGCGGGATCCCGACGCTCTGCATCTGCCGCGGCATGCAGGTCGCAAACGTCGCGTTCGGCGGGACGCTGATTCAAGACATCCCCGAAGCGCTCGGACCGGACGCGCCGATCCGGCACGCGCTGCGAGATCCGTCGGGCCGCGGCGAACGCGGACTGATCCCCGGGCACATCGTTCGCATCGAGCCCGCGAGCATGCTGGCGCGGATCGTCGGAACGCACGATCTGCCGACCGGAGCGCGTCATCATCAAGCCGCGGAACGGATCGCCGCAGACCTTTGCGCGGTGGCGCACACCGACGACGGGATCGTCGAAGCGCTCGAAGCCCGCTTTCCCTCGCCGTTCTGGCTCGCGGTGCAGTGGCATCCGGAGTCGACGCGCACCCTCGACGGGGGCGCGAGCCTTGCCATCTTCCGCGCCTTCGCCGACGCGGCGGCGCGGGTACCGTCGCGTGCCCATCGATAG
- a CDS encoding VOC family protein: MHAAGGIVPSGLTLGVADIEATERFYRDVLGVSAVRHGDAVRIAFGDFTLVFEHEPPTERAKFELALRVERPEALDEIAQRVGTGTYARDGGGRALFVTDPDHYTIEIFAR; encoded by the coding sequence ATGCACGCGGCCGGTGGGATCGTTCCCTCGGGCTTGACGCTCGGCGTCGCCGATATCGAGGCGACCGAGAGATTCTACCGCGACGTGCTCGGCGTGAGCGCCGTCCGGCACGGCGACGCGGTGCGGATCGCCTTCGGGGACTTCACGCTGGTCTTCGAGCATGAGCCACCGACGGAGCGTGCAAAATTCGAACTCGCGCTGCGCGTCGAACGCCCCGAAGCGCTCGACGAGATCGCGCAGCGCGTCGGAACGGGGACGTACGCACGCGACGGCGGCGGTCGCGCTCTCTTCGTCACCGATCCCGATCACTACACGATCGAGATCTTCGCGCGCTGA
- a CDS encoding replicative DNA helicase encodes MNVASFVSSVDRLPPNNLEAEMALLGSVLVDKEMMATVSEIVQPGDFHAPLHETIYLALFALYERGEPLDKVALAEELKNRGLLDKVGGMAYLSSLMDTVPTAASAEYYAKIVREKSSLRGLIHAGTQITQLGYESEDDVPGALDRAEQVVYDVGNRGQRNAFATVPSLLLGVFQSLERRHEQKGDRTGVTSGFRDIDDYTAGWQPGNLVILAARPAMGKTSLALNMAVAAAKDERKPVAVFSLEMTKQELVERLLSSEARLDASKLRRGAIADRDWEKIGHAMGVLHELPIYLDDAGAVTVTEIRSRLRRLKSGNGLAAVFIDYLQLVRPATLGKVVNRNEELSDICRTLKATAKDLEVPIIALAQLNRAVETRADKRPMLSDLRDCLAGEARVTNADTGERVPVREIVERGLRFNVWAVDDRFRLVRKPITDVWVVGTKPIFRVTTKSGRVLRCTDGHRFLTASGWSELKDLEPGRCVAVPRRYEPPSSRASRIPQDKALLLGWLLGDGHLGGSATLTVATAEEAQLASDLAMAEFGLRPIVKPERPETSALRVDFTTGTMCGAGKNPLTTWLRSLGLWKTTGARKFVPEVLLREDDETVAAFLRGLFHADGSLTRSATSSRVTVRLSTISELLARDVQHLLLRFGINAIVKADMRNIGGYRSTTAAIWTVAIMQRDAVCAFMDRIGFLGIKHERAAEKVIRRKENDAGQFDRIPVEVNGHVRSLRLDRDLSHASLGWRDQGKAMSRETAVMLADRLDDELLIALGTSDVLWDPIVAVEPQREETVYDLTVGDLHNFCVDDIVTHNSGAIEQEADIVTFLYRDVYYNKETSPEPDATELIIAKHRNGKVGTIRLRFQPEHTLFVPYGDESHYPNP; translated from the coding sequence GTGAACGTCGCCTCGTTCGTCTCCAGCGTCGATCGCCTCCCGCCCAACAACCTCGAGGCGGAGATGGCGCTGCTGGGGTCGGTACTGGTCGACAAGGAGATGATGGCGACGGTCAGCGAGATCGTCCAGCCCGGCGATTTCCACGCGCCGCTCCACGAAACGATCTACCTCGCCCTCTTCGCGCTGTACGAGCGCGGCGAACCGCTCGACAAAGTCGCACTCGCCGAGGAACTCAAGAATCGCGGCCTGCTCGACAAAGTTGGCGGGATGGCGTACCTGAGTTCGCTGATGGACACCGTGCCGACCGCGGCGTCCGCCGAGTACTACGCAAAGATCGTCCGCGAGAAGTCGAGCCTGCGCGGATTGATCCACGCCGGCACGCAGATCACGCAGCTCGGGTACGAGTCCGAAGACGACGTGCCGGGCGCGCTCGACCGCGCCGAGCAGGTCGTCTACGACGTCGGCAACCGCGGCCAGCGCAACGCGTTCGCGACGGTTCCGTCGCTGCTGCTCGGCGTGTTCCAGTCGCTCGAGCGCCGTCACGAGCAGAAGGGCGATCGCACCGGCGTCACCTCCGGCTTCCGCGACATCGACGACTACACCGCGGGCTGGCAGCCGGGCAACCTCGTGATCCTTGCGGCGCGCCCGGCGATGGGCAAGACGTCGCTGGCACTCAACATGGCCGTCGCCGCCGCAAAAGACGAGCGCAAACCGGTCGCGGTCTTCTCGCTCGAAATGACGAAACAGGAGCTCGTCGAGCGGCTGCTCTCGTCGGAAGCGAGGCTCGATGCGTCGAAACTGCGCCGCGGCGCGATCGCCGACCGCGACTGGGAGAAGATCGGCCACGCGATGGGCGTGCTGCACGAACTGCCGATCTATCTTGACGACGCCGGCGCCGTCACGGTCACGGAGATCCGCAGCCGCTTACGCCGCCTCAAGAGCGGGAACGGTCTGGCCGCAGTCTTCATCGACTACCTGCAGCTCGTCCGTCCGGCGACGCTCGGCAAAGTCGTCAACCGCAACGAAGAACTCTCCGACATCTGCCGCACGCTCAAAGCGACGGCCAAAGATCTCGAAGTCCCGATCATCGCGCTCGCGCAGCTCAATCGCGCGGTCGAAACACGCGCCGACAAACGCCCGATGCTCTCAGACTTGCGCGATTGTCTCGCGGGCGAAGCGCGCGTAACCAACGCCGATACCGGTGAGCGTGTTCCGGTCCGTGAAATCGTTGAGCGCGGATTGCGGTTCAACGTCTGGGCCGTCGATGATCGCTTCCGGCTCGTGCGCAAACCGATCACCGACGTCTGGGTCGTCGGTACAAAGCCGATCTTCCGCGTCACGACGAAGAGCGGGCGCGTCCTGCGGTGCACCGACGGCCATCGTTTCCTGACCGCGTCCGGCTGGAGCGAGCTCAAAGACCTCGAGCCGGGCCGCTGCGTCGCCGTACCACGCCGTTACGAGCCGCCGAGCAGCCGCGCAAGCCGGATCCCGCAGGATAAAGCGCTGCTTCTCGGCTGGCTCCTTGGCGACGGCCACCTGGGAGGAAGCGCAACCCTGACGGTGGCGACTGCTGAAGAAGCGCAGCTCGCCTCTGATCTGGCAATGGCCGAATTCGGTCTACGTCCGATCGTCAAGCCGGAGCGCCCCGAGACGTCCGCGCTGCGCGTTGACTTCACGACCGGCACAATGTGCGGAGCGGGCAAGAACCCCCTGACGACGTGGCTCCGCAGCCTCGGCCTGTGGAAAACGACCGGCGCACGCAAGTTCGTTCCGGAAGTGTTGCTTCGCGAGGATGACGAGACGGTCGCGGCGTTCCTACGCGGCCTCTTCCACGCCGACGGCAGCCTGACGAGGAGCGCCACGTCCTCGCGGGTCACGGTTCGCCTCTCGACGATCAGCGAACTCCTCGCGCGCGATGTTCAGCATCTGCTCCTGCGGTTCGGAATCAACGCGATCGTAAAAGCCGACATGCGAAATATCGGCGGGTATCGCTCGACGACGGCGGCGATCTGGACCGTTGCGATCATGCAGCGGGATGCCGTTTGCGCGTTCATGGATCGGATCGGCTTCCTCGGCATAAAGCACGAACGCGCAGCCGAAAAGGTCATTCGCCGCAAGGAAAATGACGCCGGCCAGTTCGATCGGATCCCGGTGGAGGTCAACGGCCACGTCCGTTCCTTACGGCTTGATCGCGACCTCTCACATGCATCGCTCGGGTGGAGGGATCAGGGCAAGGCGATGTCGCGTGAGACGGCCGTGATGCTCGCTGATCGTCTCGATGATGAATTGCTCATCGCTCTCGGCACGTCCGACGTGCTGTGGGATCCGATCGTTGCGGTGGAACCGCAGCGTGAGGAAACCGTCTACGACCTCACCGTCGGGGACCTCCACAATTTCTGCGTCGACGATATCGTGACGCACAACTCTGGCGCGATCGAGCAGGAAGCGGATATCGTGACGTTCTTGTATCGCGACGTCTATTACAACAAAGAGACGTCGCCCGAGCCGGATGCGACCGAGCTCATCATTGCGAAGCATCGCAACGGGAAGGTCGGGACGATTCGGCTGCGGTTCCAGCCGGAACATACGCTCTTCGTGCCGTACGGCGACGAATCGCACTATCCGAATCCGTGA
- the lonC gene encoding Lon family ATP-dependent protease, producing MRRSPEERLRREIAALYDVLTEALGTEKVVMRAGKLGTLKEMRSQAIPDRLLALQRLVFEDPTLETRPGKAQYKAVINEIEDRLADLLAQRSVGDALEAKVNAKMVARHQEYLRELRLEALREDAGPETPATQRRLSELEALDARGLARAALDVLRPRALDQVVGQESAIKALIAKLASPYPQHVILYGPPGVGKTTVARLALELAKTRAHAPFAAAPPFVEAAGTTLRWDHRETTNPLLGSVHDPIYQGARRDFAEGGVPEPKLGLVTKAHGGVLFIDEIGEMDPAMQTRLLKVLEDKRVHFESSYYDELDPNVPAYVKKLFRDGAPADFVLIGATTRDPDAIDAAIRSRCAAVYFEPLTQTQVARIVREAAQRLGAKLNRRVADLIASYTIEGRKAVQILADAYGHALERAGGRSASVREEDVLEVVQAGRIVQHTPSRARRTKEIGKAHGLGVLQYVGSIVEIEAAAFPAREPRKGMVRFNDTAGSMARDAVFNAASVLRAITGTDPSDYDLHVNVVGGGNIDGPSAGLAFFLALHSALARVALPQDVAVTGEISLAGSVRGVGGVVEKLYAARQAGMRAIVIPRENARDIEAAPEGIDVIAVGTVVEAFAALGLRVPVPPAPRSRSRKVSR from the coding sequence GTGCGACGCAGCCCGGAGGAGCGGTTGCGCCGCGAGATCGCGGCGCTGTACGACGTCCTCACCGAAGCGCTGGGGACCGAGAAGGTCGTCATGCGCGCCGGGAAATTGGGCACGCTCAAGGAGATGCGCTCGCAGGCGATCCCCGATCGCCTGCTCGCGCTCCAACGGCTCGTCTTCGAAGATCCCACGCTCGAGACGCGTCCGGGGAAAGCGCAGTACAAGGCGGTCATCAACGAGATCGAAGACCGCCTCGCCGATCTGCTCGCGCAGCGCAGCGTCGGCGACGCGCTCGAAGCGAAGGTCAACGCGAAGATGGTCGCCCGCCATCAGGAGTATCTGCGCGAACTGCGGCTCGAAGCGCTCCGCGAGGACGCGGGGCCCGAGACGCCTGCGACGCAGAGGCGGCTCTCCGAACTCGAAGCGCTCGATGCGCGCGGGCTCGCCCGCGCGGCGCTCGACGTCCTGCGTCCGCGCGCGCTCGACCAGGTCGTCGGTCAGGAATCGGCGATCAAGGCGCTGATCGCGAAACTTGCGTCGCCGTATCCGCAGCACGTGATCCTCTACGGGCCGCCCGGCGTCGGCAAGACGACCGTCGCGCGGCTCGCGCTCGAACTCGCGAAGACGCGCGCGCACGCACCGTTCGCGGCGGCGCCGCCGTTCGTCGAGGCCGCCGGGACGACGCTGCGCTGGGATCACCGCGAGACGACGAATCCGCTGCTGGGGAGCGTACACGACCCGATCTATCAGGGTGCGCGGCGCGACTTCGCGGAGGGCGGCGTCCCCGAGCCGAAGCTCGGCTTGGTGACGAAAGCGCACGGCGGGGTGCTGTTCATCGACGAGATCGGCGAGATGGATCCGGCGATGCAGACGCGCCTGCTCAAAGTGCTCGAAGACAAGCGCGTGCACTTCGAATCGTCCTATTACGACGAGCTCGACCCCAACGTCCCCGCCTACGTGAAGAAGCTCTTCCGCGACGGCGCGCCGGCCGACTTCGTCCTGATCGGCGCGACGACGCGCGATCCCGACGCGATCGATGCGGCGATCCGCTCGCGCTGCGCCGCCGTCTACTTCGAGCCGCTCACCCAGACGCAGGTGGCGCGCATCGTGCGCGAAGCCGCCCAGCGGCTCGGGGCGAAGCTCAACCGCCGCGTCGCCGATCTGATCGCGTCGTACACGATCGAGGGACGCAAAGCGGTGCAGATCCTCGCCGACGCCTACGGTCACGCGCTCGAACGCGCCGGCGGGCGCAGCGCCTCGGTGCGCGAGGAAGACGTCCTCGAGGTCGTGCAGGCCGGGCGCATCGTCCAGCACACGCCGTCGCGTGCGCGGCGCACGAAAGAGATCGGGAAAGCCCATGGCCTGGGCGTGCTGCAGTACGTCGGTTCGATCGTCGAGATCGAAGCGGCCGCGTTCCCGGCGCGCGAGCCGCGCAAGGGGATGGTCCGCTTCAACGATACGGCCGGCTCGATGGCGCGTGACGCCGTCTTCAACGCCGCGTCGGTGCTGCGCGCAATCACCGGCACCGATCCGAGCGACTACGACCTGCACGTCAACGTCGTCGGCGGGGGAAACATCGACGGTCCGTCGGCGGGGCTCGCGTTTTTCCTCGCGCTGCATAGTGCGTTAGCGCGCGTTGCGCTGCCGCAGGACGTCGCGGTGACCGGTGAGATCTCGCTCGCGGGCAGCGTTCGCGGTGTTGGCGGCGTCGTCGAAAAGTTGTATGCTGCCCGTCAAGCCGGGATGCGCGCGATCGTGATTCCGCGCGAGAACGCTCGAGATATCGAAGCTGCACCGGAAGGGATCGACGTGATCGCTGTAGGGACCGTCGTCGAAGCGTTCGCGGCACTCGGCCTGCGCGTCCCCGTTCCGCCTGCGCCGCGCAGCCGCTCTCGAAAGGTATCCCGGTGA
- the rplI gene encoding 50S ribosomal protein L9, with the protein MKVILTSDVKPLGNRGALVDVKDGYAHNYLLPQKLAVVATPGAMKQLEQQQNAKKRKQAEEVANAQDIATQLEQITIRVAAKAGGNGRLFGTVTNTQVADALQEQLNVTIDRHKIEMKDGIKALGTYPVEIRLGNNIVAKSAVQVVALK; encoded by the coding sequence GTGAAGGTCATTCTCACCAGCGACGTCAAGCCGCTCGGCAACCGCGGTGCGCTCGTCGACGTCAAGGACGGATACGCGCACAACTACCTGCTCCCGCAGAAGCTCGCGGTCGTTGCGACGCCCGGCGCGATGAAGCAGCTCGAGCAGCAGCAGAACGCGAAAAAGCGCAAGCAGGCCGAAGAGGTCGCGAACGCTCAGGACATCGCCACCCAGCTCGAGCAGATCACGATCCGCGTCGCCGCGAAGGCGGGCGGCAACGGCCGTCTGTTCGGCACGGTGACCAACACGCAGGTCGCCGACGCGCTGCAGGAACAGCTCAACGTCACGATCGACCGTCACAAGATCGAGATGAAGGACGGGATCAAGGCGCTGGGGACGTACCCGGTGGAGATTCGTCTGGGGAACAACATCGTCGCGAAGTCGGCGGTACAAGTCGTCGCGCTGAAATAG
- the rpsR gene encoding 30S ribosomal protein S18 gives MAAPKGKRAAAKKDRRPKRKVCNFCADKQDDLDYKDTTRLRKFISERGKILPRRISGNCAAHQRSLTTAVKRARVIALLPFVVQ, from the coding sequence ATGGCTGCTCCCAAAGGCAAGCGCGCGGCGGCGAAAAAAGATCGCCGGCCGAAGCGTAAAGTCTGCAATTTCTGCGCCGACAAGCAAGACGACTTGGACTACAAGGACACCACGCGTCTGCGCAAGTTCATCTCCGAGCGCGGCAAGATTCTTCCGCGACGCATCTCCGGCAACTGCGCGGCGCACCAGCGCTCGCTGACGACCGCCGTGAAGCGCGCCCGCGTGATCGCACTGCTCCCGTTCGTCGTCCAGTAG
- a CDS encoding polyphosphate kinase 2 family protein, protein MNARKHFAIPPDERVRLAEIDPGDTGSFTAEADAHQATHDALAAIADLQYRLYAEHRHALLIVLQAMDAGGKDGTIRHVFGALSPLSAYAHAFKEPTPEEAAHDFLWRVHKVTPGHGEIAIFNRSHYEDVLVVRVHDLVPEKVWSKRYARINAFEKTLVRGNTTILKFFLHISRDEQLRRFAQRLDDPAHQWKISESDYTERAYWDDYMRAYEAVLEKTSTARAPWYVIPADRKWFRNWAVAQIVAETLRTIDPKTRAPSVDIEEIRAKYHEVERSEHGA, encoded by the coding sequence GTGAACGCTCGAAAGCACTTCGCGATCCCGCCGGACGAGCGCGTGCGGCTCGCCGAGATCGATCCGGGCGATACGGGCTCTTTTACCGCCGAGGCCGACGCGCATCAGGCGACGCATGACGCCCTCGCGGCGATCGCCGACCTGCAGTATCGGCTCTACGCCGAGCACCGTCACGCGCTGCTCATCGTGCTGCAGGCGATGGACGCCGGCGGCAAAGACGGCACGATCCGCCACGTCTTCGGCGCGCTCAGCCCGCTGAGCGCCTACGCGCACGCGTTCAAGGAGCCCACGCCCGAGGAAGCGGCGCACGATTTTCTGTGGCGCGTGCACAAGGTGACGCCGGGCCACGGCGAGATCGCGATCTTCAACCGTTCGCACTACGAAGACGTGCTCGTGGTGCGCGTCCACGACCTTGTCCCGGAAAAGGTGTGGTCGAAGCGGTACGCGCGCATCAACGCGTTCGAGAAGACCCTCGTCCGCGGCAACACGACGATCCTGAAGTTCTTCCTGCACATCAGCCGCGACGAGCAATTGCGGCGATTCGCGCAGCGGCTCGACGATCCGGCGCACCAGTGGAAGATCAGCGAGTCCGACTACACCGAGCGCGCATACTGGGACGACTACATGCGCGCGTACGAAGCGGTGCTGGAGAAAACAAGCACCGCGCGCGCGCCGTGGTACGTGATCCCCGCCGACCGCAAGTGGTTCCGCAACTGGGCGGTTGCACAGATCGTCGCCGAAACGCTGCGCACGATCGATCCGAAGACGCGCGCGCCGTCCGTCGATATCGAGGAGATTCGGGCGAAGTATCACGAGGTTGAGCGCAGCGAGCACGGCGCGTAG
- a CDS encoding SDR family oxidoreductase yields the protein MSAAAAGEAIVVTGASTGIGAATALHLARDGSIVFAGVRSDADAASVAALHPNVRAVRLDVTDDASIGAALQQVRDAAIPLRGLVNNAGIAIGGPLEFLPVSELRRQFDVNVFGAIAVTQAFLPMLRAARGRIVFVGSISGRLASPFIGPYSASKFALRALTDALRIELAPFGVGVTLVEPGAVKTPIWGKGRASVASQRAMLPPEALTHYGPAIERLFAVIDGEEKAGLPVERVSEAIAHALRAPHPPANRLLGGPAKAGSLLALVPARLRDRAIRRSMRLP from the coding sequence GTGAGCGCAGCGGCTGCGGGAGAGGCGATCGTCGTCACCGGCGCGTCGACGGGGATCGGCGCCGCCACCGCGCTGCATCTGGCGCGCGACGGCAGCATCGTCTTTGCCGGCGTGCGCAGCGACGCCGACGCGGCGAGCGTTGCCGCGCTGCACCCGAACGTGCGTGCGGTGCGGCTCGACGTCACCGACGACGCGTCGATCGGCGCCGCGCTGCAGCAGGTGCGCGACGCAGCGATCCCGCTGCGGGGGCTGGTGAACAATGCCGGGATCGCGATCGGCGGTCCGCTGGAGTTTCTGCCGGTCAGCGAACTGCGACGCCAGTTCGACGTGAACGTGTTCGGCGCGATCGCGGTGACGCAGGCGTTTTTGCCGATGCTGCGCGCCGCGCGCGGCCGCATCGTCTTCGTCGGTTCGATCTCGGGCCGGCTGGCCTCGCCGTTCATCGGACCGTACAGCGCCTCGAAGTTCGCGCTGCGCGCGCTGACGGACGCGCTGCGGATCGAGCTCGCGCCGTTCGGTGTCGGCGTGACGCTCGTCGAGCCGGGCGCGGTGAAGACGCCGATCTGGGGCAAGGGGCGCGCGTCGGTCGCATCGCAGCGCGCGATGCTGCCGCCGGAGGCGCTGACGCACTACGGGCCGGCGATCGAACGCCTCTTCGCGGTGATCGACGGCGAAGAGAAAGCGGGGCTGCCGGTCGAGCGCGTCTCCGAGGCGATCGCGCACGCGCTGCGAGCACCGCACCCGCCGGCGAACCGCCTCTTGGGCGGTCCGGCCAAGGCGGGGAGCCTCTTGGCGCTCGTCCCCGCGAGGCTGCGCGATCGCGCGATCCGGCGCTCGATGCGCCTTCCCTAG